The following coding sequences are from one Pseudonocardia sp. HH130630-07 window:
- a CDS encoding adenine phosphoribosyltransferase encodes MSAVTDILVGTGVDPDSADDLARVAELVRSVPDHPEPGVLFRDITPVLADGAAFAVVTTELAAHAGDAELVVGVEARGFLLAAPVALVAGVGTAPVRKAGKLPAVAASRSYDLEYGSATLELPAGVVEPGTRVYVVDDVLATGGTAAAACALLTDAGADLVGFGALMELPALNGRAKLGGLRVDALLRG; translated from the coding sequence GTGAGCGCGGTGACCGACATCCTCGTCGGTACCGGCGTCGATCCGGACTCGGCCGACGACCTGGCCCGGGTCGCCGAGCTCGTCCGGTCGGTGCCCGACCACCCCGAGCCGGGGGTGCTGTTCCGCGACATCACGCCGGTGCTCGCCGACGGTGCGGCGTTCGCCGTCGTCACGACGGAGCTGGCCGCCCACGCCGGCGACGCCGAGCTCGTCGTCGGGGTGGAGGCCCGCGGCTTCCTGCTCGCGGCACCGGTCGCGCTGGTCGCCGGTGTCGGGACGGCGCCGGTCCGCAAGGCGGGCAAGCTGCCCGCCGTCGCCGCGTCGCGCAGCTACGACCTGGAGTACGGCAGCGCCACCCTGGAGCTGCCCGCCGGGGTCGTCGAGCCGGGCACCCGGGTCTACGTCGTCGACGACGTCCTGGCCACCGGCGGCACCGCCGCGGCGGCCTGCGCCCTGCTCACCGACGCCGGTGCCGACCTGGTCGGATTCGGCGCGCTGATGGAGCTTCCGGCGTTGAACGGCCGGGCGAAACTGGGTGGCCTCCGGGTGGACGCCCTGTTGCGCGGCTAG
- a CDS encoding alpha/beta hydrolase: MTSFLRWFALVWAALLLLVLLGAFRPEIPVAGFAGSFVTGWYPLHATIAAVAGILIGLAARRAGARVVGWVAATVGLAATIGMVAVLAAQGRTAAAEGVGLDWTAALTTVGQPDGAPDRSVEYAPGRGMDLYLPAGPGPHPTMVWVHGGSWTSGDREDRTAMHRWLADRGWAVAAIDYRLPPPEPIGRDQQRDVACAVDAVRAGIAGELDPARLVLGGQSAGATLALSSASGLLDGTLACSEAPAAFGGTGPADAAPPAPGPPPAAVLAFYPAVDLTLIDPELQQTLFGGPAEQAPGLVRLLSPAEQVRPGLPPTLLLLGSADHYVLPDEVTAYDRALRDAGVPGRLLTVPYADHVFDRPFGSPGAQLGREAALRFLEDPGGR; this comes from the coding sequence GTGACGTCCTTCCTCCGCTGGTTCGCGCTCGTCTGGGCGGCGCTGTTGCTGCTCGTGCTGCTGGGCGCGTTCCGTCCGGAGATCCCGGTCGCGGGGTTCGCCGGGTCGTTCGTCACCGGCTGGTACCCGCTGCACGCGACCATCGCCGCCGTCGCCGGGATCCTGATCGGGCTCGCGGCGCGCCGGGCCGGTGCGCGGGTGGTCGGCTGGGTCGCCGCGACGGTCGGGCTGGCCGCGACGATCGGCATGGTCGCGGTGCTCGCGGCCCAGGGGCGCACCGCCGCGGCCGAGGGCGTCGGGCTGGACTGGACGGCGGCGCTGACCACCGTCGGGCAGCCCGACGGTGCACCGGACCGGTCGGTCGAGTACGCCCCGGGCCGGGGCATGGACCTCTACCTGCCGGCCGGGCCGGGCCCGCACCCCACGATGGTGTGGGTGCACGGCGGCAGCTGGACCAGCGGCGACCGGGAGGACCGCACGGCGATGCACCGCTGGCTCGCCGACCGCGGCTGGGCGGTCGCCGCGATCGACTACCGGCTGCCGCCCCCGGAGCCGATCGGCCGTGACCAGCAACGCGACGTGGCCTGCGCGGTCGACGCCGTCCGGGCCGGGATCGCCGGGGAGCTCGATCCGGCACGGCTGGTGCTCGGCGGGCAGTCCGCGGGCGCCACGCTCGCGCTCAGCTCGGCGTCCGGGCTGCTCGACGGCACGCTGGCCTGCTCCGAGGCCCCCGCGGCGTTCGGCGGGACCGGTCCGGCGGACGCCGCACCACCGGCACCGGGACCCCCGCCGGCGGCCGTCCTGGCGTTCTACCCGGCCGTCGATCTCACGCTGATCGACCCGGAGCTGCAGCAGACCCTGTTCGGCGGCCCGGCGGAGCAGGCACCGGGTCTGGTGCGCCTGCTCTCCCCCGCCGAGCAGGTCCGGCCCGGCCTGCCGCCGACCCTGCTCCTGCTCGGCTCCGCCGACCACTACGTGCTCCCGGACGAGGTGACCGCCTACGACCGCGCGCTGCGCGACGCCGGGGTGCCGGGACGGCTGCTGACCGTGCCGTACGCCGACCACGTCTTCGACCGGCCCTTCGGCAGCCCGGGCGCCCAGCTCGGCCGCGAGGCGGCACTGCGCTTCCTGGAGGACCCGGGCGGCCGGTGA
- the secD gene encoding protein translocase subunit SecD: MATSSGQQRVRPWRYLTAFLGIVVVLYALVLFTGGGNLAPKLGIDLQGGTRVTLTARTTDGEPPPRDQLVQAQEIIEQRVNGLGVSGAEVQLDGSNIVITVPGDEGEQARSLGQTAQLRFREVVQQVPASATPQPPGGTAPGAPPAAGQQPGQAPAQQPAPAPAGEPAPPAGQPAPQPQGMGDPAAQERTVAPVAHTAPLQDPPPAPAPPPGGGAAPTDPRVAAEVEQLRATRQSDDQAVQLQAVLALDCNAPDPLQGYDDPARPLVTCGDGGANKYVLGPSFIEGTEIASAQAQQAQNGAGWVVSLTFKQPAADQWGQYTTANVGKQTAFVLDGDVVSAPRVNGPIFGPTEVSGQFNQERAQDLAQTLRYGSLPLAFDSGTAQTVSASLGLASLEAGLIAGAVGLALVFLYCLFYYRLLGLLTILSLALSGIVVYAVLILLGRWIGFTLDLAGVAGFIIAIGITADSFVIFFERLKDEMRDGRTFRSAVPRSWERARRTILTADAVSFLAAAVLYILAVGEVRGFAFTLGMSTVLDLVVVFLVTFPLVVLISRSRTLGRPGLSGLAAVDRIGARHRRDKPVVGRRATTSTSKGAGA; this comes from the coding sequence GTGGCAACGTCGTCGGGGCAGCAGCGTGTGCGCCCCTGGCGCTACCTGACGGCCTTCCTGGGCATCGTCGTCGTCCTCTACGCGCTGGTGCTGTTCACCGGCGGCGGGAACCTGGCGCCGAAGCTCGGGATCGACCTGCAGGGCGGCACCCGCGTCACACTGACCGCCCGCACCACGGACGGTGAGCCGCCGCCGCGGGACCAGCTGGTCCAGGCGCAGGAGATCATCGAGCAGCGGGTGAACGGGCTCGGGGTCAGCGGCGCCGAGGTGCAGCTGGACGGCAGCAACATCGTCATCACCGTGCCCGGCGACGAGGGCGAGCAGGCCCGCTCGCTCGGCCAGACCGCGCAGCTGCGCTTCCGCGAGGTCGTCCAGCAGGTCCCGGCGTCGGCGACCCCGCAGCCGCCCGGGGGGACCGCGCCCGGCGCGCCCCCGGCAGCGGGACAGCAGCCGGGTCAGGCGCCGGCCCAGCAGCCCGCACCGGCGCCGGCCGGGGAACCCGCACCCCCCGCCGGGCAGCCCGCCCCACAGCCACAGGGCATGGGCGATCCGGCCGCGCAGGAGCGGACGGTCGCGCCGGTGGCGCACACCGCCCCGCTGCAGGACCCGCCACCCGCCCCCGCGCCCCCGCCGGGCGGCGGCGCCGCACCCACCGACCCCCGGGTCGCGGCCGAGGTCGAGCAGTTGCGCGCGACCCGCCAGAGCGACGACCAGGCCGTCCAGCTGCAGGCGGTCCTCGCGCTGGACTGCAACGCCCCGGACCCGCTGCAGGGCTACGACGACCCGGCGAGGCCGCTCGTCACCTGCGGTGACGGCGGTGCGAACAAGTACGTGCTCGGCCCGTCGTTCATCGAGGGCACCGAGATCGCCTCGGCCCAGGCCCAGCAGGCCCAGAACGGGGCGGGCTGGGTGGTCAGCCTGACCTTCAAGCAGCCCGCCGCGGACCAGTGGGGCCAGTACACGACGGCGAACGTCGGCAAGCAGACCGCGTTCGTGCTCGACGGCGACGTCGTCTCCGCACCGCGGGTCAACGGCCCGATCTTCGGGCCGACCGAGGTCTCCGGGCAGTTCAACCAGGAACGCGCCCAGGACCTCGCGCAGACCCTGCGCTACGGCTCGCTGCCGCTGGCCTTCGACTCCGGTACCGCGCAGACGGTCTCGGCGTCGCTCGGGCTCGCGTCGCTGGAGGCCGGGCTGATCGCCGGGGCCGTCGGCCTCGCGCTGGTCTTCCTGTACTGCCTGTTCTACTACCGGCTGCTCGGCCTGCTGACGATCCTGTCGCTGGCCCTGTCCGGGATCGTGGTCTACGCGGTGCTGATCCTGCTCGGCCGCTGGATCGGGTTCACTCTGGACCTGGCCGGGGTCGCCGGGTTCATCATCGCCATCGGCATCACCGCCGACTCGTTCGTCATCTTCTTCGAGCGGCTCAAGGACGAGATGCGCGACGGCCGGACGTTCCGGTCCGCCGTCCCGCGGTCCTGGGAGCGGGCCCGGCGGACGATCCTCACCGCCGACGCGGTCAGCTTCCTCGCCGCGGCGGTGCTCTACATCCTCGCCGTCGGCGAGGTCCGCGGGTTCGCGTTCACCCTCGGCATGTCCACCGTGCTCGACCTCGTCGTGGTCTTCCTGGTGACGTTCCCGCTGGTCGTGCTCATCTCGCGGTCCCGGACGCTCGGCCGCCCGGGGCTGTCCGGCCTGGCCGCCGTCGACCGGATCGGAGCCCGGCACCGCCGGGACAAGCCGGTCGTCGGCCGGCGTGCCACCACCTCGACCTCGAAGGGGGCGGGAGCATGA
- the ruvA gene encoding Holliday junction branch migration protein RuvA produces the protein MIHSVRGPVLGIELDHAVVEVGGVGLAVHATPATLGALRRGEEARLATTLVVREESLTLFGFADAEERELFLLLQTVSGIGPRLALATLAVLEPDTLRRALADGDLAVLTRIPGVGKKSAERLVVELRDKVTAPAAATGAPAAAPTAVLGVREQVVEALLGLGFPQRAGEQAVDAVLAQQPDTGASVLLRTALSSLGRSR, from the coding sequence GTGATCCACTCGGTGCGGGGCCCGGTGCTCGGGATCGAGCTCGACCACGCCGTCGTCGAGGTCGGCGGTGTCGGCCTGGCGGTGCACGCCACCCCGGCGACGCTCGGCGCCCTGCGGCGCGGCGAGGAGGCCCGGCTCGCGACCACGCTCGTGGTGCGGGAGGAGTCGCTGACCCTGTTCGGCTTCGCCGACGCCGAGGAGCGCGAGCTGTTCCTGCTGCTGCAGACCGTCTCCGGGATCGGGCCGCGGCTGGCGCTCGCCACCCTCGCCGTCCTGGAGCCGGACACCCTGCGCCGGGCGCTGGCCGACGGGGACCTCGCCGTGCTGACCCGGATCCCCGGGGTCGGCAAGAAGAGCGCGGAGCGGCTGGTCGTCGAGCTGCGCGACAAGGTGACCGCACCGGCGGCCGCGACCGGTGCGCCCGCCGCGGCGCCGACCGCGGTCCTGGGTGTGCGCGAGCAGGTCGTCGAGGCGTTGCTCGGGCTCGGCTTCCCGCAGCGTGCGGGGGAGCAGGCGGTGGACGCGGTGCTCGCCCAGCAGCCCGACACCGGTGCGAGCGTGCTGCTGCGCACGGCGCTGTCCTCGCTCGGCCGGTCGCGGTGA
- the ruvB gene encoding Holliday junction branch migration DNA helicase RuvB — protein sequence MEAVALPGEADVEASLRPRSLHDFVGQPRVREQLELVLEGARRRGDPPDHILFSGPPGLGKTSLAMIVAQELGASIRLTSGPALERAGDLAAMLSNLVPGDVLFIDEIHRTARPAEEMLYLAMEDFRVDVVVGKGPGATSIPLDVAPFTLVGATTRAGSLTGPLRDRFGFTGHMEFYEDGELEQVLHRAAGILGIDLRPDGAEEIAGRCRGTPRVANRLLRRVRDFAEVRADGVVHRDVARAALAVYDVDDLGLDRLDRAVLGALVRSFHGGPVGVSTLAVAVGEDPGTVEEVCEPYLVRAGMLARTPRGRVATPLAWTHLGLTPPADAPAGHRIEPLF from the coding sequence ATCGAGGCCGTCGCACTGCCCGGCGAGGCGGACGTCGAGGCCTCGCTGCGGCCGCGCTCGCTGCACGACTTCGTGGGCCAGCCCCGGGTGCGCGAACAGCTCGAACTGGTCCTGGAGGGCGCCCGGCGGCGCGGTGACCCGCCGGACCACATCCTGTTCTCCGGTCCGCCCGGGCTCGGTAAGACCAGCCTCGCGATGATCGTCGCGCAGGAGCTGGGCGCCTCGATCCGGCTCACCTCGGGGCCCGCGCTGGAACGGGCCGGCGACCTCGCGGCGATGCTGTCGAACCTGGTCCCCGGCGACGTGCTGTTCATCGACGAGATCCACCGCACCGCGCGCCCGGCCGAGGAGATGCTGTACCTGGCGATGGAGGACTTCCGGGTCGACGTCGTCGTCGGGAAGGGGCCGGGTGCCACCTCGATCCCGCTCGACGTCGCGCCGTTCACCCTGGTCGGGGCCACGACCAGGGCCGGATCGCTGACCGGCCCGCTGCGTGACCGGTTCGGCTTCACCGGGCACATGGAGTTCTACGAGGACGGCGAGCTGGAGCAGGTGCTGCACCGCGCCGCCGGGATCCTCGGCATCGACCTGCGTCCCGACGGGGCGGAGGAGATCGCCGGGCGCTGCCGCGGCACCCCCCGGGTGGCGAACCGGCTGTTGCGGCGGGTGCGCGACTTCGCCGAGGTCCGGGCGGACGGCGTGGTCCACCGGGACGTCGCGCGGGCCGCCCTCGCCGTCTACGACGTCGACGACCTGGGCCTCGACCGCCTCGACCGTGCGGTCCTCGGCGCGCTGGTCCGCTCGTTCCACGGCGGTCCGGTCGGAGTCTCCACCCTCGCGGTCGCCGTGGGGGAGGACCCGGGGACCGTCGAGGAGGTCTGCGAGCCGTACCTGGTGCGGGCCGGGATGCTGGCCCGCACGCCGCGCGGCCGGGTCGCCACGCCGCTGGCGTGGACGCACCTGGGGCTGACGCCGCCGGCCGACGCCCCGGCGGGCCACCGCATCGAGCCGCTGTTCTGA
- the polA gene encoding DNA polymerase I produces MSPATRTTAKGAAPGPESAGAATRPRLLLLDGHSLAYRAFFALPAENFRTGTGQTTNAVYGFTSMLINLLRDEEPTHLAVAFDVSRTTFRSERYTEYKANRSATPDDFRGQIDLIKEVLAALNIPVFAVEGYEADDLIATLATQAEQRGFGVLITTGDRDAFQLVTDDVTVLYPKRGVSDLGRIDPAEVDKRYGLTPTQYPDFAALRGDPSDNLPSIPGVGEKTAAKWVREFGSLAELTDRVDEVKGKAGDNLRANLANVLLNRQLTELVRDVDLGSEPEQLELRPWDRDAVHRLFDELEFRVLRERLFATLSSAEPEAESGFEISAEIVEPGAARAWLAANARDGRRIALGFAGVTGPVAGRDVAGIALAVGEPTVEQRAAGATAGVPKAGYLALAGLTPDDEQALGDWLADPSVPKAAHDVKAVLHALRSRGWSLAGLTSDTALAAYLARPGQRTFDLADLALRYLRRELRTEEPADGQLSLLGGVDEADAQAAEKEMLAASAIAELADALDTELAERGGTELLSGVELPLAFVLADCEAAGIAVDSEALSDLESDFGGQVRDAAQNAYRVIGKEINLGSPKQLQVVLFDELEMPKTKRTKTGYTTDADALQSLYEQTGHEFLQFLLQHRDATRLKVTVDGLMKSVAEDGRIHTTYSQTIAATGRLSSTDPNLQNVPIRTAAGRRIRDTFVVGSGPGGAPYTELMTADYSQIEMRIMAHLSEDAALIEAFRSQHDFHAETAARVFGVDAAAVSVEQRAKIKAMNYGLAYGLSAYGLSGQLRISTEEAKGLMDDYFAGFGGVRDYLAGVVDQARKDGYTATILGRRRYLPDLTSDNRQRREMAERMALNAPIQGSAADIIKVAMLGVHRALQTENLHSRVLLQVHDELVLEVAEGEREPLEALVRREMAAAAELSVPLEVSVGYGRSWDSAAH; encoded by the coding sequence ATGAGCCCCGCCACCCGAACCACAGCGAAGGGCGCAGCGCCGGGCCCCGAGAGCGCCGGCGCCGCGACCCGTCCCCGCCTGCTGCTGCTCGACGGCCATTCGCTGGCCTACCGGGCGTTCTTCGCGCTGCCCGCGGAGAACTTCCGCACCGGCACCGGTCAGACCACCAACGCGGTCTACGGCTTCACCTCGATGCTGATCAACCTGCTGCGCGACGAGGAGCCGACCCACCTGGCGGTGGCGTTCGACGTCTCCCGCACGACGTTCCGGTCCGAGCGGTACACCGAGTACAAGGCGAACCGCTCGGCCACGCCGGACGACTTCCGCGGCCAGATCGACCTCATCAAGGAGGTACTGGCCGCGCTGAACATCCCGGTGTTCGCGGTCGAGGGCTACGAGGCGGACGACCTCATCGCCACCCTGGCCACGCAGGCCGAGCAGCGGGGTTTCGGGGTGCTCATCACCACCGGTGACCGGGACGCGTTCCAGCTGGTGACCGACGACGTCACGGTGCTGTACCCGAAGCGCGGGGTGTCCGACCTCGGCCGGATCGACCCGGCGGAGGTCGACAAGCGCTACGGCCTCACCCCGACCCAGTACCCCGACTTCGCGGCGCTGCGCGGGGACCCGTCGGACAACCTGCCCTCGATCCCCGGGGTGGGGGAGAAGACCGCGGCCAAGTGGGTGCGCGAGTTCGGCTCGCTCGCCGAGCTGACCGACCGGGTCGACGAGGTGAAGGGCAAGGCGGGTGACAACCTGCGGGCGAACCTGGCGAACGTCCTGCTGAACCGGCAGCTCACCGAGCTGGTGCGCGACGTCGACCTCGGCTCCGAGCCGGAGCAGCTCGAACTGCGGCCGTGGGACCGCGACGCGGTGCACCGGCTGTTCGACGAGCTGGAGTTCCGGGTGCTGCGCGAGCGCCTGTTCGCCACCCTGTCCTCCGCCGAGCCGGAGGCCGAGTCCGGGTTCGAGATCTCCGCGGAGATCGTCGAGCCGGGTGCGGCGCGGGCCTGGCTGGCGGCCAACGCCCGCGACGGCCGGCGGATCGCCCTCGGTTTCGCCGGTGTCACCGGCCCGGTGGCGGGGCGCGACGTCGCGGGCATCGCGCTCGCCGTCGGCGAGCCGACCGTGGAGCAGCGGGCGGCCGGCGCGACGGCCGGCGTCCCGAAGGCCGGGTACCTGGCGCTGGCCGGACTGACCCCGGACGACGAGCAGGCGCTGGGCGACTGGCTGGCCGACCCCTCGGTGCCGAAGGCCGCGCACGACGTGAAGGCGGTGCTGCACGCGCTGCGCTCGCGCGGCTGGAGCCTGGCCGGGCTGACCAGTGACACCGCGCTCGCGGCGTACCTGGCCCGGCCCGGGCAGCGGACCTTCGACCTGGCCGATCTCGCGTTGCGGTACCTGCGCCGGGAGCTGCGGACCGAGGAGCCCGCGGACGGTCAGCTGTCGCTGCTCGGCGGGGTCGACGAGGCCGACGCCCAGGCCGCGGAGAAGGAGATGCTCGCCGCGTCGGCCATCGCCGAACTGGCGGACGCGCTCGACACCGAGCTCGCCGAGCGCGGCGGCACCGAGCTGCTGTCGGGGGTCGAGCTGCCGCTGGCGTTCGTGCTGGCCGACTGCGAGGCGGCCGGGATCGCGGTCGACTCCGAGGCGCTCTCGGACCTGGAGTCCGACTTCGGCGGGCAGGTCCGCGACGCCGCGCAGAACGCCTACCGGGTGATCGGCAAGGAGATCAACCTCGGCTCGCCGAAGCAGCTGCAGGTCGTGCTGTTCGACGAGCTGGAGATGCCGAAGACCAAGCGGACCAAGACCGGCTACACCACCGACGCGGACGCGCTGCAGAGCCTCTACGAGCAGACCGGTCACGAGTTCCTGCAGTTCCTCCTGCAGCACCGGGACGCGACCCGGCTGAAGGTCACCGTCGACGGGCTGATGAAGTCCGTCGCCGAGGACGGCCGGATCCACACCACCTACTCGCAGACGATCGCGGCGACGGGGCGGTTGTCCTCGACCGACCCGAACCTGCAGAACGTGCCGATCCGGACCGCGGCGGGCCGCCGGATCCGGGACACGTTCGTCGTCGGCTCCGGTCCCGGCGGTGCGCCCTACACCGAGCTGATGACCGCGGACTACAGCCAGATCGAGATGCGGATCATGGCGCACCTGTCCGAGGACGCAGCGCTGATCGAGGCGTTCCGTTCCCAGCACGACTTCCACGCCGAGACCGCGGCCCGGGTGTTCGGTGTCGACGCGGCCGCGGTGTCGGTCGAGCAGCGCGCCAAGATCAAGGCGATGAACTACGGCCTGGCCTACGGCCTGTCGGCGTACGGCCTGTCCGGGCAGCTGCGGATCTCCACCGAGGAGGCCAAGGGCCTCATGGACGACTACTTCGCCGGTTTCGGCGGGGTGCGCGACTACCTCGCGGGCGTCGTCGACCAGGCCCGCAAGGACGGCTACACCGCCACCATCCTCGGCCGCCGCCGCTACCTGCCCGACCTGACCAGCGACAACCGGCAGCGGCGCGAGATGGCCGAGCGGATGGCGCTGAACGCACCGATCCAGGGCAGCGCGGCGGACATCATCAAGGTCGCCATGCTGGGGGTGCACCGGGCGCTGCAGACCGAGAACCTGCACAGCCGGGTCCTGCTCCAGGTGCACGACGAGCTGGTGCTCGAGGTCGCCGAGGGCGAGCGGGAGCCGCTGGAGGCCCTGGTCCGCCGGGAGATGGCGGCCGCGGCCGAGCTGTCGGTGCCGCTGGAGGTCTCGGTCGGCTACGGCCGCAGCTGGGACTCCGCGGCCCACTAG
- the yajC gene encoding preprotein translocase subunit YajC: MDLILAQEAGGSSLFSLFPFALILLLFIPLFLNGRKQRRQMAETQSMQQALEDGDVVVTTSGLRATVVDASYEDTLDLEIADGVVTTWLRAAIREKVVSDETAEVQVEPEKAEQPEQSENKPTIH, from the coding sequence ATGGATCTGATCCTCGCGCAGGAGGCCGGCGGTTCCAGCCTGTTCTCCCTGTTCCCCTTCGCCCTCATCCTGCTGCTGTTCATCCCGCTGTTCCTGAACGGCCGCAAGCAGCGCAGGCAGATGGCGGAGACCCAGTCCATGCAGCAGGCGCTGGAGGACGGCGACGTCGTCGTCACCACCTCCGGGCTGCGGGCCACCGTCGTCGACGCCTCGTACGAGGACACGCTCGACCTCGAGATCGCCGACGGCGTGGTCACGACCTGGCTGCGCGCCGCGATCCGGGAGAAGGTCGTCTCCGACGAGACCGCCGAGGTGCAGGTCGAGCCGGAGAAGGCCGAGCAGCCGGAACAGTCGGAGAACAAGCCGACCATTCACTGA
- the secF gene encoding protein translocase subunit SecF — MTAPERLSGWTRLTTGTANVDIVGRKKVWYVGFGVLILVCLLSLVLRGFNLGIDFTGGSQVQMPATGANGPISVQQVEDVYRGIVGTDPEVAQSVGTGDAASIVLQSEPLTSEQLVPLREALFTQLQPLGGDGVPSQGAISDSQVSGTWGGEVTTQAFIALAVFIVLVTLFLAVYFERAMAGAALVALINDIIVTAGVYSIIGLEVTPATVIGLLTILGFSLYDTVVVFDKVRENSRGLLKLTRRTYPEAANLALNQTLMRSMNTSLIAILPVLGLLVIGVGLLGVGTLADLALVQLVGMISGVISSLLLATPVLVDIKMRDKRFRDQADRVAARRARSAAVRNGEAVAESEERAEPTYAAVSSSSRSAPAAPRPGARPTGKNRRRGR, encoded by the coding sequence ATGACGGCCCCCGAGCGGCTGTCGGGCTGGACCCGGCTGACCACCGGCACCGCGAACGTCGACATCGTCGGGCGCAAGAAGGTCTGGTACGTCGGCTTCGGCGTGCTGATCCTGGTGTGCCTGCTGTCGCTGGTGCTGCGTGGGTTCAACCTCGGAATCGACTTCACCGGCGGGTCGCAGGTCCAGATGCCGGCGACCGGTGCGAACGGGCCGATCTCGGTCCAGCAGGTGGAGGACGTCTACCGCGGCATCGTCGGCACCGACCCCGAGGTCGCGCAGTCGGTCGGTACCGGTGACGCGGCGTCGATCGTGCTGCAGTCCGAGCCGCTGACCTCCGAGCAGCTCGTGCCGCTGCGGGAGGCCCTGTTCACCCAGCTGCAGCCGCTGGGCGGGGACGGCGTGCCCAGCCAGGGCGCGATCAGCGACTCGCAGGTCTCCGGTACCTGGGGCGGCGAGGTCACCACCCAGGCGTTCATCGCGCTCGCCGTGTTCATCGTGCTGGTCACGCTGTTCCTGGCGGTGTACTTCGAGCGGGCGATGGCCGGTGCGGCGCTGGTCGCGCTGATCAACGACATCATCGTGACGGCGGGCGTCTACTCGATCATCGGCTTGGAGGTCACCCCGGCCACCGTGATCGGCCTGCTCACGATCCTCGGGTTCTCGCTCTACGACACCGTCGTGGTGTTCGACAAGGTGCGGGAGAACTCCCGTGGCCTGCTGAAGCTGACCAGACGGACCTACCCCGAGGCCGCGAACCTGGCGCTGAACCAGACGCTCATGCGGTCGATGAACACCTCGCTGATCGCGATCCTGCCGGTGCTGGGCCTGCTCGTCATCGGGGTCGGGCTGCTCGGGGTCGGCACGCTCGCCGACCTCGCACTGGTCCAGCTCGTCGGCATGATCTCCGGCGTCATCTCCTCGCTGCTGCTCGCCACCCCGGTCCTGGTCGACATCAAGATGCGGGACAAGCGGTTCCGCGACCAGGCGGACCGGGTCGCGGCCCGGCGCGCCCGTTCGGCGGCGGTACGCAACGGCGAGGCGGTCGCCGAGTCCGAGGAGCGCGCGGAGCCGACGTACGCGGCCGTGAGCAGCAGCTCGCGCTCGGCGCCGGCCGCCCCGCGCCCCGGTGCGCGGCCGACCGGGAAGAACCGCCGGAGGGGCCGGTGA
- a CDS encoding kinase, with protein MTRGSGPRGPAPTGHPGTRLVVLRGNSGAGKSSIAREVRRRHGRGLALVEQDYLRRIVLRERDVPGGNAAGLVETVTRFALDAGHHVLCEGILAADRYGDMLHRLVRDHAGRTTVHYLEVPLAETLRRHAGRPQAGEFTADDVRGWYRPHDLLGVEGEQVIDGRAGLDDVVRRILAELGSG; from the coding sequence ATGACCCGTGGGTCCGGGCCGCGCGGACCGGCTCCCACCGGGCACCCGGGCACCCGGCTGGTCGTGCTGCGCGGGAACTCCGGCGCCGGGAAGTCCTCGATCGCGCGTGAGGTCCGCCGACGTCACGGCCGCGGTCTCGCCCTCGTCGAGCAGGACTACCTGCGCCGCATCGTGCTCCGCGAACGCGACGTTCCCGGCGGGAACGCGGCGGGTCTCGTCGAGACGGTGACCCGCTTCGCCCTCGACGCCGGCCACCACGTGCTGTGCGAGGGCATCCTCGCCGCCGACCGCTACGGCGACATGCTGCACCGGCTCGTCCGCGACCACGCCGGGAGGACCACCGTGCACTACCTGGAAGTGCCGCTCGCCGAGACCCTCCGCCGGCACGCCGGGCGCCCGCAGGCCGGGGAGTTCACCGCCGACGACGTCCGTGGCTGGTACCGCCCGCACGACCTGCTCGGCGTCGAGGGCGAGCAGGTCATCGACGGGCGGGCGGGCCTCGACGACGTCGTCCGCCGGATCCTCGCGGAGCTGGGCTCCGGGTAG